In Methanocella paludicola SANAE, the sequence CGTCTTTAGCTATGGCGTGCCGCGGGACCTCGACCGCATTGAAAAGGAAATGCGGGCGCAGATCGACCTGATCGTGGATCTGGCCGGTGCTCTATGACCGATCAAATCATTTGCGCTCCATCCCTTAAGGCGATACAGCAATTGGAGCACCCTTCCCTCTCCTGGCAGAATACATTTTTCTCATGGATGCACCAGCTGCCGAAGTTCCCTTCTTTCACGACCCCGGGAATGGCTCGCCTGACCTCAACATAAGCTACTACGGCATTATCCACTTCGAACACGACATACCTCTCCTCAATTATATAACAATTAAAATATAAATATCGATTATCTATATATTTTTCGGTATTTAATCAATTATATACTATTGTATTGAGTTAAAAGTTTAAAAACAAGAAAATACAGCCGTTTTTTGCTCAAGTACATAATCCTCAAGCATCTAATGAGCAACAATACGTCACGGGGCCCTCATTGCACCAAATTTAAATACGGTAAGGCACTAATAGTAGGACGCCATGGCCGACAACAGCACGAGCATTATCGAGAGCATCAGTCACTCCGCCTTCATCCAGGGCATCGAGGACGGCGTCATGAAGGCGACCGGTCTAAGCCAGGGATGGGTTGACTTTCTCGTCGCCATATTGATCGTCGTGCTAGCATATCTGCTGGCCAAGGCCACCAGGCGTTTTATTAATGACGTTGCCCCGCACCTGGTCTCGAAGACGCAGACCACGCTGGACGACCATCTGTTAAAGGCGGTCAATGGCCCCCTCCAGGTCTTCATACTCGCCGTCGGCATATACCTTGCCTGTGCCACGCTCAACGAGCTGCCCGGCCTGGTCTCCGATAACCTGGCCACGCTGCTGACGATCGTTTTGGTCTATATCGTCGCATACGTCGTGTCGAACATTACCGGCGCTTTGATCAACTGGTACAAGGAAGACGTCGCCCCGAAGACTGATTCCGAGCTGGACGACGTGCTCATGCCGTTCATGAGCAAGGCCGTCGGCGCGGTCGTATTTATTCTGGCCACCCTGATGGTGCTGGGCATCCTGCATATCGAGATCACGCCGCTCCTCGCCACTCTAGGCGTGGGCGGCATTGCCGTCGCCCTGGCAGCGCAGGAGCTTTTATCGAACGTGTTCGGCGCGATCGCCATCCTCTCGGACCGCCCATACAAGATCGGCGACCGCATCTAGCTTTCCAGCGGTATGGTGGGCGACGTGGTCGAGATCGGCCTCCGCAGCACCCGCATCCGGACGCTCGACAGCCGGCTCATCGTCGTGCCCAACTCGGACATCTCCAAGTCCAACATCATCAACTACTCGCTCCCCGACGCAAAAGTACGATTCACTATAAACGTGGGCATCGCCTACGACTCGAACGTAGACAAGGCCTTTGCCGTTCTCAAGGACATCGCTACCCATACCGAGGGCGTGCTCGTCGACCCGGCGCCGCAAGTTTACGTCAAAGACCTGGGCGACTTCTCCATAAATCTCATGATGCACGTCTGGGCAAAAGATTACAAATTGAGCTGGGAAGTTCCCGACCACATTTACCGGGAGATACTCAGGCGTTTCGCCGAAGAAAAGATCGATATCCCGTACCCGATACAGTCGGTCATCCTTAATCGGCCCCAGATCGCCATGGAAGCGGTCACTCCGCCAATAAAGCGCTGATCTTTTTATAATCCTCTACGAGCGTATCCTTAAGCGTTCTCTTGTAGATCATTGCTGCGGGATGGTATGTTATGAGGTACCTGTGCCCGTCTTTTTCTACGACGGTGCCGTGCTCCTTTCCCATTTCCACTTTTCTGCCGAGCATCGTCTCTGCTGCCGTTTTACCTAAAAGCACGATGCCCTTCGGCCCGATGACCTCTATCTGCTTTTGCAGGTACGGGTGGCAGGCCTCGACCTCGTAGTCGAAGGGCGGCCTGTTCTCGGGTGGGCGGCACTTCACGATGTTCGTGATGTAGACATCCTTGCGGTCGATGCCCGCTTCCTCGAGGAGCTCGTTGAGGTTTCGGCCCGCGGCCCCGACAAAAGGCTGGCCCTGCTTGTCCTCGTTCTTTCCCGGCGCTTCGCCGATGAGCATGATCTTCGCATTGATAGGTCCCGAGCCTACCACGACGTTCGTCCTCGAGAGCTTAAGGTCGCAGCGTGGGCAGTGCAGGACGTCGTCGATCTTGTTGAGGATCTGTACCATGCGTTCTGTGTCGGGGTCCATATCAAGATGATATCGTCTTTGATTGTATTTGAGGATGTACCTACACATTATGATAAACTGTCTTTTATCCTATGCCGTCTCGGCATAACTGGAAAGCATCTGGTTTTACATAGCTAACGACTAACAATGGACCAGGCAAATAGAGAAATCAGGACACTGCTACCTCTATTCCTGGTAATTCATGCTTTCCCTTGAGTTTTAATCTTTTAGGGAAGTTCGTGCCCTTCGGGAGGTTATTTCGTGTTTTAAAACCCAAAGCATGCACCTTCGTGCATTTCGTGCCCTTACGTGGGATATAAAAAATTTTCGTGTTTTCGTGTTACCAACCGGAGGGCTGTACGTGCATCGCTAACACAATAAAAAATTAAATCGACTGGATCAACACCATGATAAGCAGCGTCAGCGACAGGGCCGCAACTATAACGGCAACCGCAAAAGCCCCGCCCATGGCGACCATGGCATTAGCAGTACTCGCGAGCTTAGCTATCTTATGCGACCCGAACACGTTCACATCCGTCGCAAGCTCGCTCTCCATGCCGGCCTTCACGGGCTCCAGGTCCGAGATAGCCTTATCCACCAGCTGAGCGACCGTATCCACCAGAAGGTCACAATCCAAATGCTGCCCCACGTAATTGGCGCCAGAAAGCGTATTCACGACGTGCGTATCCGTCGTCATGACCTCGGCCTCATCCACGGGCAATCTCCGGATGATATCCTCGCGCAGGCCGTTCACCATGTTGTTCCCGTCGATGACGATGTACGCCGTGCGCTGGCCAAGCGCCTCGACGACGGCCACCTGTATGCCCAGGTCGCCCATGCCCTCGAGCCTCGTACAGATAGGCGGAGAGCTGGCGACACCAAGCCGGATGTCGCCCATGGGCATGGATAACAAAGCTTTCGACGAATTCTCGGCGGCACGGATGATATTATAGGAATCCCTGGTGCCGGGCTCGATGGCCGTGGCGAAGGGCTCGGTACAGTTATGAGCGTCGATAATAGTAGAATACCTGGCTCCGGCGACGCGGCTCTCGGCCATGGCGGTGAAGCCCACCGAGAACTCGATATCCTCCGTGGAAGTCGGCGCCTGCGTCGAGATAAGGAATACCGAGTCGTTGAACCGCTGGCCCAGGATCTTCGTGTTCCCGACGGTCACGCGGTTAGACTTCGTGGCCTGAGTACTATATTGTACGCGTCCCAGGGCAGTCTTAGCGGCTTTAATGATCTTCTCGGACTCCTCCGCGCTCACGAGGTTAAAGTCGTGATAGGCAGTGCCGTGCGGGACGATGATAAGCCCCTCATTGAAAGCGCCGGAGACGATCGTGGGCAGGTTGCCGCCGCCGATCTCGCCCATGGGGCCCGGGTGAACGTAAGGCGTAACAATGACCGCCTTAATGGAATCGTCCATACGCTTGAAGCTCAGCACATTTACGGGGGCGTCGATGGACTCGCCGATCTTCTCGAAGAACTCCTCCATGGCGGGCGAGCCCTCGGTCAGGTGGGCGATGAAGTCCTGGATGAAGTCCAGGCTGCTCACGCCGAAGGACTTCATCATCGGGTGGTCGACGTAACGCACGAACGCATAGGCCGCCATGACAAAGATAATGCTGGAAATGGCCAGGTCAATATAAAGCACCGGCAACCGTGTATAATAGAGAAGCGCGAGGGCGCTGAAGAGCGACTGGACCGATGCGGGCACGATGACCTTGGGCAGGCTGTTCACGGAAATGCCCATAAGCACCAGCATACGGAAGGCGAATATCAGCGACAGCGCCATCACGAAGCCCAGGTACGTGTACGGGATATGGGCCAGGTAAGTGACCACGTTCTCGGCTAACGTAACGACCGCCACGATGATGAGCATGAGGAGCGAGATAAGGGCCGAGCGGTCATAGTTCACATTCTCGCCGAAAACGTTCGACATGACCTTGGTCAGGAACGCCGACAGCAAAGCCGGCACGAAGAACAGGAGCAGCCCCGCTATAATATTATTGGAAAGCGTGAACGGGAACGATCCCGCGCCAATAAGTATCGATAGGGCCAGGGCTATGCCCATGGATAGCTTGATGTCCGGGGCCTCGAAAATGTAATCAGCATAGCTGGCAAGCTGCTCTTCCATGCCTCGGGGCTTCTGTTTCCCGCGCCTCGGGCGTATTCGCTTGATCCTGGCGATGGCCCGGGCCCAATAACCCTCGGACGTGTCCATCCCTGCCCTGCTAGTGAGATTTTTTCTCTTCCGAGCCCAGCTCGGATATCTCGAGCACTTTGAGCGGCACGTCCTTCAGGGCTTTGCCGATCTCCTTTTTCGAGATACGCTCGGCGTGCTCCTTGCTCTCCGCGTTGAAGACCTTCATCTCTAGTAGTAGTCCGACAATGCCAGTGTTGGCCACGACGAAGACACTATCAAAGGGCTCTCCGCAGAACGGGCAGAACGTCGACCCGACGGATACTTCGACGTAGTCCATCTTCGGGTTGAGCCTCTTGCCCGCTTCCGAGATGGCCACGCTCATCGCGTCGTCGACGGACTCGACATCCTTTACGACCCAGGCGGCTTCCAGTACCACCTTGTAATCTGACATTTTTCTCTTCCTCTTTTACCGGTCTCGCTTCTATGAAAATAGCGACAGGCATACATATTAGTCGATGATATTTAATCCTATTCTCTCGTTTTTGTAAGACCTTACGCGGCGAAAAGGTCCTTTTTCGTAACCGTGAAAATGCCCAGCCTCACGCCGGCATCGAGCCAGGCGTGCCCGTAGCTGAAGCAGACCAGCGCGTTCACCCGGTCGCCGCTGCTTAAAAAGTGCGAGCCGTCCTTATAGTAGCTCTCGGCCATGTTGTAAAAGTCATTTGCGATGTTGTCGAGCATAGGGTCCATGCCCGGCACCTTCTTCGCGTCGTCCAGCGCCTCCCTTAACAGCCTCTGGTAGCGGTCCGTCTTCTCCACGAGGTCAGCCGCCAGGCTCATCCCCTCCCGAAAATCTTCCGGAAAATGCTCCCGCCCACCGAAGGCCTCGCCGGCTCTTCGATCTCCTCTTCTTCGTCCTCGTAGTCGACCTCTTCGGGCTCGATATCCTCGGATATTTCCTTGGAGGCCCCGCCGTGCTTGCTCTTCCGCGCCCTGACCTGTACCATGACTGCCCTCGGGATGTCCGGGCTCACGAGCATGGCCACGCCCGGCGGGAGGCGCTTGATCTCCTCCTCCAGCTCGGTGCTGATGCCTTCCAGGCTCTTTGTGATGGCACGGATATCGTTCGGGTTCGTAACGCGCATGATGATCTGAGTGTTACACTGGGACAGAACGTTCTTATCCACTTTCGCAGGGCGCTGGGAAATGATCAGCAGGCCGAGGCCGAATTTTCTGCCCTCCGAAGCGATGGCCCGCAGCACGTCACTGCAGGTGGTCTTCGAAAAGCCCTTCTCAGGGCAGAAGTTGTGGGCTTCTTCGACCACGACCATGCCCGGGGGCACGAGCCCGGCCTTGCGGGCCTCGAATAAGTTGGATAAGAGCTTCGACACGATGGTCTGCTGGACTTCGGGGTGTATGCCCTTCATGTCGATAATGCTCGTGCGGCCCCTCGTGAATAATTCCACGAGCGGAGTAGGCTTATCAGATAAAAACTCCGAGTCCAGGAGCGGCTCCAGCTTATTGTAAACGCCCCATTTAGTGTTGCTATGTGAAGAGCCGATCTCTACAAGAACATCCTTAATGGTATAATTGATATTGTCATGCTTCAGGGCATTGACAGCCTCGTATATCAGGCCTATCTCCGTATTATTGAGCTCGGATGGGACGTACTCGATGATCTCTTTCGGCTTCAGGTTCAGCCCGTTTAGCCGCAGCGTCCGGTCGGCGTACTCGCAGACCTTCTTATTTCCGGGCGTATAGATATAGACGTTATCGTACCCATAAGGCTCAATATCGAACTTCTCTGAGAGAGCGTCCATATCCGGGTCATCGTTAGGCTCTTTTAAAGTAGCATATTCGCCGTGAGGGTCAATGATCAGTAAGGGCACTTCACGTTCCATCATCTCTTCCATGATGACCGCGGCAGTGTACGACTTGCCACTGCCCGTCATGGCCAGGATGCTGCAGTGCTTCTGGATGAGCTTGTTACGGTCGACGGTGACCGGTATGTCGGTCCCGTCCAGGACGCCGAGGTATGCGCCGCCCTCGGAAAGGCCGAGCGTGTCCACGATCACGTCCTCTTCCGCGATATAGACCTTATCTCCGGGGCGGAACGGTGTCTTAGGCGACCTCAGCAGGCCGCTATTATCCCTGGCGCCGATGACCGATACAGTGGCCACTAACCGGTCTTTGTTATCGTTGCCTGCGGACCTGGTCATTGTAAGTATCTGCCCCAGCACCCAGCCGTCCGTCGGGTGCCAGACCTTCACGTAATCAGTGCGCTTAACATCGGCCGGGTCCGTGACCGCGAACCTATAGGTATGCGACCCGGTCTCCCCGAAAATTACCCCTACCGAGCCTATCATTACGTGTATTTGTGTATAGTCCCTTCTATAATAACCTTGTTCTGGGTCGGCGGCTAATTAATTTTCGATTAATTTTATATATTTATTTTTTATATTTTATATTAGTGAGCTAAGATTAGCTCTATAAAGGTGGGTATTATGAGGATCAGCAGCTTATGGGCAGCGCTTGCGCTCGCCTGTATCATAATAGTCGCCGCCGCAGGGGCATCCTATGCACAAGCAGGCTTCACCGGCATGTTCACCCTGGCATTGCCTGAACATGGCCATGCTCAGGCCTCTCCCCTGAAGAGCGGCGATTTCGTGTGGAGAGCCCTCGATATAGCTTCTCAGAGTGGCGTGGCCGCGGATCCCGGGCTTAACGAGGCCCTGGCGATAAAGAAAAATTTTAGCCTCGGCTCGCAATCGGCGCCGGCCCTTTCAACAAATCCGGACTGGATGAGCGCCCCCTTATTGCCCGGCATCGCACCGAGTAATAATCTGGCCATGTCGTCATACGACGGCTTCCTGAAGCGTTATATGAACGGTACCGGGAACATCTTTACGTCTTAAGCCCGGCGAGCGCCTGCAGCGCTTCCTCCTCCAGGAAATGCAGCTCTGCCGGCACGACCATGATGTGCAGGGGCGCCCCGAAGTCGAGGGCTTTAAGCTCATCGAGCTTTGCTGCCTTAACACATGGTGCCGGTGAGCCGGCTCGCGCGATGCCTACGCCCAGCGCATCCGTGAGCACGCCCTCCTTCCGGCGCTCTTCGACCGCGAGTAATAGCTCGACGCCCCGATTGATGGTCATGTAGCCTTTTTCCCGGTCGATGTCTAAAAACAGTAAGGTGTGGAGCCCGTTGGCCTTGTTCATCTTGATGGTGTCGTAGGGCGTCTCGGAAATGATGTTCTTATAGGGGAAGGCGATGGTCGCGGATTTGCCGAAGCGGTAGTTCTGGAGGCCCGTGGCGCCGCAGACGGCGGACGATATCGAGGCGCCGTGGATGATGGCCGTATCTATGCCCATCTTCTGCGCCCTGAGCCGAAGGTCGACGTGAGTGGTGGCTACCATGGCGTCGCCGCCCGTTAAAAATACGACCTTCTTATCCAGCGCATCTTTGAGCACGTTGTCCTTCGGGTGCTGTTCGACGTCCTCCCTTACCAGCACCTTGACGGGCTTACCATAGAGCGCTTCCATCTTCTCCAGCGTCGTGCCCATCAGCCTGGACGTATAAAACTCCGCATAGACAACGTCCGCCTCCCTGATGGCCTCAAGGCCCTTCAGCGATACGTCATTCTCGTCCCACAGGCCCAGGCCGATAAAAGTTAACATGGTCACCACGCCTAATTCAGGGCGCATGGATATATTATTTACTGTTTGCCGCATATTCAATTTCAAAGGGTTACTCGAATATGCAGTCGAATTGTGTTAAGGTGCCTAAAAGAGAGGGCGAATCTACCCGTAAGATGCTGGCCGAGTCGGAGGTCATCGACTACCGGCTGAAGATCAAGTCTGACGAGCAGTTCGTGTATATTCCCCTCATTCCTGGGATATCCAAGGATATTTTGTCGAAGATCGATCCTACCCTGGCGCTTGCCGAATGCGACTTCGAGGAGAACGAGCGTACCCGCTCCGTTGAGGAGATACTGGGCTTTGCTCCTTCATTTGAGGTTATAGGTGACATTGCAGTGGTCGCGGAGGAATAT encodes:
- a CDS encoding mechanosensitive ion channel family protein, with protein sequence MADNSTSIIESISHSAFIQGIEDGVMKATGLSQGWVDFLVAILIVVLAYLLAKATRRFINDVAPHLVSKTQTTLDDHLLKAVNGPLQVFILAVGIYLACATLNELPGLVSDNLATLLTIVLVYIVAYVVSNITGALINWYKEDVAPKTDSELDDVLMPFMSKAVGAVVFILATLMVLGILHIEITPLLATLGVGGIAVALAAQELLSNVFGAIAILSDRPYKIGDRI
- a CDS encoding mechanosensitive ion channel family protein, with amino-acid sequence MVGDVVEIGLRSTRIRTLDSRLIVVPNSDISKSNIINYSLPDAKVRFTINVGIAYDSNVDKAFAVLKDIATHTEGVLVDPAPQVYVKDLGDFSINLMMHVWAKDYKLSWEVPDHIYREILRRFAEEKIDIPYPIQSVILNRPQIAMEAVTPPIKR
- a CDS encoding uracil-DNA glycosylase, with the translated sequence MDPDTERMVQILNKIDDVLHCPRCDLKLSRTNVVVGSGPINAKIMLIGEAPGKNEDKQGQPFVGAAGRNLNELLEEAGIDRKDVYITNIVKCRPPENRPPFDYEVEACHPYLQKQIEVIGPKGIVLLGKTAAETMLGRKVEMGKEHGTVVEKDGHRYLITYHPAAMIYKRTLKDTLVEDYKKISALLAE
- a CDS encoding DUF2070 family protein encodes the protein MDTSEGYWARAIARIKRIRPRRGKQKPRGMEEQLASYADYIFEAPDIKLSMGIALALSILIGAGSFPFTLSNNIIAGLLLFFVPALLSAFLTKVMSNVFGENVNYDRSALISLLMLIIVAVVTLAENVVTYLAHIPYTYLGFVMALSLIFAFRMLVLMGISVNSLPKVIVPASVQSLFSALALLYYTRLPVLYIDLAISSIIFVMAAYAFVRYVDHPMMKSFGVSSLDFIQDFIAHLTEGSPAMEEFFEKIGESIDAPVNVLSFKRMDDSIKAVIVTPYVHPGPMGEIGGGNLPTIVSGAFNEGLIIVPHGTAYHDFNLVSAEESEKIIKAAKTALGRVQYSTQATKSNRVTVGNTKILGQRFNDSVFLISTQAPTSTEDIEFSVGFTAMAESRVAGARYSTIIDAHNCTEPFATAIEPGTRDSYNIIRAAENSSKALLSMPMGDIRLGVASSPPICTRLEGMGDLGIQVAVVEALGQRTAYIVIDGNNMVNGLREDIIRRLPVDEAEVMTTDTHVVNTLSGANYVGQHLDCDLLVDTVAQLVDKAISDLEPVKAGMESELATDVNVFGSHKIAKLASTANAMVAMGGAFAVAVIVAALSLTLLIMVLIQSI
- a CDS encoding DUF555 domain-containing protein, yielding MSDYKVVLEAAWVVKDVESVDDAMSVAISEAGKRLNPKMDYVEVSVGSTFCPFCGEPFDSVFVVANTGIVGLLLEMKVFNAESKEHAERISKKEIGKALKDVPLKVLEISELGSEEKKSH
- a CDS encoding DUF357 domain-containing protein; amino-acid sequence: MAADLVEKTDRYQRLLREALDDAKKVPGMDPMLDNIANDFYNMAESYYKDGSHFLSSGDRVNALVCFSYGHAWLDAGVRLGIFTVTKKDLFAA
- a CDS encoding helicase HerA domain-containing protein; protein product: MIGSVGVIFGETGSHTYRFAVTDPADVKRTDYVKVWHPTDGWVLGQILTMTRSAGNDNKDRLVATVSVIGARDNSGLLRSPKTPFRPGDKVYIAEEDVIVDTLGLSEGGAYLGVLDGTDIPVTVDRNKLIQKHCSILAMTGSGKSYTAAVIMEEMMEREVPLLIIDPHGEYATLKEPNDDPDMDALSEKFDIEPYGYDNVYIYTPGNKKVCEYADRTLRLNGLNLKPKEIIEYVPSELNNTEIGLIYEAVNALKHDNINYTIKDVLVEIGSSHSNTKWGVYNKLEPLLDSEFLSDKPTPLVELFTRGRTSIIDMKGIHPEVQQTIVSKLLSNLFEARKAGLVPPGMVVVEEAHNFCPEKGFSKTTCSDVLRAIASEGRKFGLGLLIISQRPAKVDKNVLSQCNTQIIMRVTNPNDIRAITKSLEGISTELEEEIKRLPPGVAMLVSPDIPRAVMVQVRARKSKHGGASKEISEDIEPEEVDYEDEEEEIEEPARPSVGGSIFRKIFGRG
- the dph5 gene encoding diphthine synthase, encoding MLTFIGLGLWDENDVSLKGLEAIREADVVYAEFYTSRLMGTTLEKMEALYGKPVKVLVREDVEQHPKDNVLKDALDKKVVFLTGGDAMVATTHVDLRLRAQKMGIDTAIIHGASISSAVCGATGLQNYRFGKSATIAFPYKNIISETPYDTIKMNKANGLHTLLFLDIDREKGYMTINRGVELLLAVEERRKEGVLTDALGVGIARAGSPAPCVKAAKLDELKALDFGAPLHIMVVPAELHFLEEEALQALAGLKT